A stretch of the Sulfurimonas sp. HSL-1656 genome encodes the following:
- the argJ gene encoding bifunctional glutamate N-acetyltransferase/amino-acid acetyltransferase ArgJ has protein sequence MFEMKKVGGGVCAPEGFFAGAASAGLRPNGADDVAFIYADTPCEMAAVFTTNKMTAAPIRHYRAKGSFKSNFVLMNAKNANAMTGPAGISDIDEVLGELQAHYGVLQNPVMSSTGVIGVRMPKAKITAAAKTFDLSTKDSLAAAKAIMTTDTFYKMVSTEVVLEGGKRFRLGAIAKGAGMINPAMATMLCFVTTDADAGAAELQECLEAVIPTTFNAASVDGDTSTNDTVMLFSNRKSGAFDAEAFKTALHEMLLELAQMMVSDGEGATKMVTFHVTGAASDAEAETAAKALSNSLLMKTAIFGEDPNWGRVASTIGASGVTCDEATLTVSFDEVCVYDRGTILFDADSEKLAAAVMKRERFTISCDLGVGEGAFDAYGCDLGHEYVKINADYRT, from the coding sequence ATGTTTGAGATGAAAAAAGTCGGCGGCGGCGTCTGCGCGCCGGAGGGGTTCTTTGCGGGGGCGGCGAGTGCCGGCCTGCGCCCGAACGGGGCGGACGACGTCGCCTTTATCTATGCCGACACCCCCTGTGAGATGGCGGCGGTCTTCACGACCAACAAGATGACGGCCGCACCGATCCGCCACTACCGGGCGAAAGGCAGCTTCAAGAGCAACTTCGTCCTGATGAACGCCAAAAACGCCAACGCAATGACGGGCCCTGCGGGGATCAGCGATATCGACGAGGTCCTGGGCGAGCTGCAGGCGCATTACGGCGTCCTTCAGAACCCGGTCATGAGTTCCACGGGGGTCATCGGTGTCCGCATGCCCAAAGCCAAGATTACGGCGGCGGCAAAGACCTTCGATCTCTCTACCAAGGACAGCCTGGCGGCCGCGAAAGCGATCATGACGACGGACACCTTCTACAAGATGGTGTCGACGGAGGTCGTCCTGGAGGGCGGCAAACGTTTCCGCCTCGGGGCGATTGCCAAGGGTGCGGGCATGATCAACCCGGCGATGGCGACGATGCTCTGTTTTGTCACCACCGACGCCGATGCCGGCGCCGCGGAGCTGCAGGAGTGCCTCGAAGCGGTCATTCCGACGACCTTCAACGCGGCCAGCGTCGACGGCGATACGTCGACGAACGATACGGTAATGCTCTTTTCCAACCGCAAAAGCGGCGCGTTTGATGCCGAGGCGTTCAAGACGGCCCTGCACGAGATGCTGCTCGAACTGGCGCAGATGATGGTCAGCGACGGGGAGGGGGCGACGAAGATGGTCACCTTCCACGTGACGGGCGCCGCCAGCGACGCCGAGGCGGAGACGGCCGCAAAGGCACTCTCCAACTCGCTGCTGATGAAAACGGCCATCTTCGGCGAGGACCCCAACTGGGGCCGGGTCGCATCGACGATCGGTGCCAGCGGCGTTACGTGTGACGAGGCGACGCTCACGGTCAGTTTCGACGAGGTCTGCGTCTACGACAGGGGGACGATCCTCTTTGATGCCGACTCCGAAAAGCTGGCGGCGGCGGTGATGAAACGCGAACGCTTTACGATCAGCTGTGACCTGGGAGTGGGCGAGGGGGCGTTTGACGCCTACGGCTGCGACCTCGGTCACGAGTACGTGAAGATCAACGCCGACTACAGAACGTAG
- a CDS encoding NAD-binding protein: protein MNLIEKIRAFLHWETPPKPQYDLLPDIYSHLKPFRLPLIFTAIIMFLGTIGYMVIDDFSLIDAIYQTGITFTTVGFGEIAPISDAGRLFTITLIITGFAVFSMAVGILVNEINRGNIYKTIKERDMLYKIARLKKHFVICYHNDYTIEVTKELRRSHIPFVVIDPREEIEAWAKQHKYPYFLREEPHTEVAMLKAHLSSASGMITLSPLIADNIAIIASVRLFEKEHQLPRPYNLISSAETMSDVEKLKKLGADTVVSPTKLTAQRITSMAARPDMENLLEEFLYRSDTPLDMEEIFVPKYSWMVLNRLKETHLREIANVSVVGVTRKDGKFVAMPKGDDLVTSESKLLVVGTEKGIKMTKELVKQRKKPQELRYV from the coding sequence TTGAATCTAATCGAAAAGATTCGGGCCTTTCTTCACTGGGAGACCCCTCCCAAACCCCAATACGATCTACTTCCCGATATTTACAGCCACCTCAAACCGTTTAGACTGCCGCTGATTTTTACGGCAATCATCATGTTCCTCGGCACCATCGGCTACATGGTTATCGACGACTTTTCGCTCATCGACGCCATCTACCAGACGGGGATCACCTTTACGACGGTCGGCTTCGGGGAGATCGCCCCCATCTCCGATGCGGGAAGGCTCTTTACGATCACGCTGATCATTACCGGGTTCGCCGTCTTCTCGATGGCGGTCGGTATTCTGGTCAACGAGATCAACCGCGGCAACATCTACAAAACCATAAAGGAGCGGGACATGCTCTACAAGATCGCGCGCTTGAAAAAGCATTTTGTCATCTGCTACCACAACGATTACACCATCGAAGTCACGAAGGAGCTGCGCCGTTCGCACATCCCCTTCGTCGTGATCGATCCCCGCGAGGAGATCGAGGCGTGGGCGAAACAGCACAAGTACCCTTATTTCCTCCGCGAAGAGCCCCACACGGAGGTGGCGATGCTCAAGGCGCACCTGAGCTCCGCGAGCGGGATGATCACCCTCTCGCCGCTCATCGCGGACAACATCGCCATCATCGCCTCCGTGCGCCTCTTCGAGAAGGAGCACCAGCTGCCGCGGCCGTACAACCTGATCAGCTCGGCCGAGACGATGAGTGACGTCGAGAAGCTGAAAAAACTCGGGGCGGATACCGTCGTATCCCCGACGAAGCTGACGGCGCAGCGCATCACCTCCATGGCGGCGCGCCCCGATATGGAGAACCTCCTCGAGGAGTTCCTCTACCGCAGCGACACCCCGCTGGACATGGAGGAGATTTTCGTGCCCAAGTACAGCTGGATGGTGCTCAACCGCCTCAAGGAGACCCATCTCCGTGAGATCGCGAACGTCTCCGTCGTCGGGGTGACGCGCAAAGACGGCAAGTTCGTCGCCATGCCCAAAGGCGACGACCTCGTCACCAGCGAGTCGAAACTGCTGGTCGTCGGGACCGAGAAGGGGATCAAAATGACCAAAGAGCTGGTGAAACAGCGTAAAAAACCGCAGGAGTTGCGTTATGTTTGA
- the rpmB gene encoding 50S ribosomal protein L28, with translation MARKCAISGKGPMSGNNVSHAKNRTKRRFMPNLRTVRVQMEDGTTKKIKISASELRTMKKKQA, from the coding sequence ATGGCAAGAAAATGTGCTATTAGCGGTAAGGGCCCAATGAGCGGAAACAACGTTTCTCACGCGAAAAATCGCACGAAAAGACGTTTCATGCCTAATCTTCGCACCGTCCGCGTCCAGATGGAAGACGGTACGACTAAGAAGATTAAGATCTCTGCTTCTGAGCTTCGTACTATGAAGAAAAAGCAGGCGTAA
- a CDS encoding beta-ketoacyl-ACP synthase II → MRRVVVTGMGMINAVGHNKEESFKAMCDGVSGIDRITLFDAEAEGQGVLIAGEVKDFDPATVMAAKEVKKADRFIHLGLKAAQEAMEDAAFNEIEIEYERFGVAAASGIGGLPAIEKNSIVLETRGPRRISPFFIPSALVNMLGGFVSIEHGLKGPNVAAVTACAAGTHSISEAAKTIICNGADRMLVVAAESAVTGVGIGGFASMKALSTRNDDPKTASRPFDAERDGFVMGEGAAALVLEEYDAAVARGAKIYGELIGFGESGDASHITSPSMDGPLRAMKAAMTMAGNPKVDYVNAHGTSTPTNDKNETAALKELFGGKENCPPVTSTKGQTGHCLGAAGGIEAVVCLMAMQEGIIPPTINHVNPDENCDLDIVPNASRKAELNIVMSNSFGFGGTNGVVIFKKL, encoded by the coding sequence GTGAGAAGAGTTGTCGTAACGGGTATGGGCATGATCAATGCTGTCGGTCACAATAAAGAAGAGTCGTTCAAAGCGATGTGCGACGGCGTGAGCGGCATTGACAGAATTACCCTTTTCGATGCCGAAGCCGAAGGACAGGGTGTCCTGATTGCCGGTGAGGTCAAAGACTTCGACCCTGCGACCGTCATGGCCGCCAAAGAGGTCAAAAAAGCGGACCGTTTCATCCACCTCGGCCTTAAAGCGGCCCAGGAAGCGATGGAAGATGCGGCGTTCAACGAGATCGAGATCGAGTACGAGCGCTTCGGTGTCGCTGCGGCATCCGGTATCGGCGGTCTTCCGGCGATCGAGAAGAACTCTATCGTCCTTGAAACCCGCGGGCCGCGCCGCATCTCCCCTTTCTTCATCCCGAGCGCCCTGGTTAACATGCTCGGCGGTTTCGTCTCCATCGAGCACGGTCTGAAAGGCCCCAATGTCGCGGCGGTTACTGCCTGTGCGGCGGGAACACACTCCATCAGCGAAGCGGCGAAGACGATCATCTGCAACGGTGCGGACCGTATGCTCGTCGTCGCGGCAGAGTCTGCGGTGACCGGTGTCGGTATCGGCGGTTTTGCCTCCATGAAAGCGCTCTCCACACGCAATGACGACCCGAAAACGGCTTCCCGTCCCTTTGACGCGGAGCGCGACGGTTTCGTTATGGGTGAAGGGGCGGCAGCCCTCGTCCTCGAAGAGTATGATGCGGCCGTTGCGCGCGGTGCGAAGATCTACGGCGAGCTGATCGGTTTCGGCGAGAGCGGCGACGCGAGCCACATTACGAGCCCGAGCATGGACGGCCCGCTTCGCGCAATGAAAGCGGCGATGACGATGGCCGGCAACCCGAAAGTCGACTACGTCAATGCCCACGGTACGTCCACGCCGACGAACGATAAGAACGAAACGGCAGCGCTCAAAGAGCTCTTCGGCGGCAAAGAGAACTGCCCGCCGGTGACATCTACCAAGGGCCAGACGGGGCACTGCCTCGGCGCGGCCGGCGGTATCGAAGCGGTCGTCTGTCTGATGGCGATGCAAGAAGGCATCATCCCGCCGACGATCAACCACGTCAACCCGGACGAGAACTGCGACCTGGACATCGTCCCGAACGCGTCACGCAAGGCGGAACTGAACATTGTCATGAGCAACTCCTTCGGTTTCGGCGGCACCAACGGCGTCGTTATCTTCAAGAAGCTCTAA
- a CDS encoding 3'-5' exonuclease: MIEASQLPQKLCEGLTAYQIEHLTGESVDLAVELMKAQGLELVSRDGTRYYPQSCDQLLSAATFCIVDIETNGSKPDKHQIIEIGAVKVQNLHIIDRFESLVRCDHISGHITEITGIAEEDTQNAPTMKEVLEAFKIFLGNDIFVGHDVKFDFQFTSKMMERVGMAPLLNRSLCTIDLAERTISSYRYGLAFLNEQLELYKEATHHRALSDAMTTAKLFKRTLRCIPTEIQTVEELITFSKKAKRLKRPKFPPQPPEQTPPEA, from the coding sequence ATGATCGAAGCCTCCCAACTCCCCCAGAAGCTCTGCGAGGGTCTTACTGCCTACCAGATAGAGCATCTCACCGGCGAATCCGTCGATCTGGCCGTCGAACTTATGAAAGCACAGGGGCTCGAACTTGTCAGCCGTGACGGTACACGCTACTACCCCCAAAGCTGCGACCAGCTCCTCTCCGCGGCGACCTTCTGCATCGTCGACATCGAGACCAACGGTTCCAAACCCGACAAGCACCAGATCATCGAGATCGGCGCCGTCAAGGTACAGAATCTCCACATCATTGACCGGTTTGAAAGCCTGGTACGCTGCGACCATATCTCGGGGCACATCACCGAGATCACCGGTATTGCCGAAGAGGACACCCAGAATGCCCCGACCATGAAAGAGGTACTCGAAGCGTTCAAAATCTTCCTGGGCAATGACATCTTCGTCGGCCACGACGTCAAATTCGACTTCCAGTTCACCTCCAAGATGATGGAGCGCGTCGGGATGGCTCCCCTGCTCAACCGCAGTCTCTGCACCATTGATCTGGCCGAGCGTACCATCAGCTCCTACCGCTACGGCCTCGCCTTTCTGAATGAACAGCTCGAACTCTATAAAGAGGCAACCCACCACCGCGCCCTCTCCGATGCGATGACGACGGCCAAACTCTTCAAGCGCACCCTCAGATGCATCCCCACGGAGATCCAGACCGTCGAAGAGCTCATCACCTTCTCCAAAAAGGCCAAACGCCTCAAACGCCCGAAATTCCCGCCCCAGCCCCCGGAACAGACACCCCCCGAAGCGTAA
- the rpe gene encoding ribulose-phosphate 3-epimerase: MLVAPSILSADFGNLARDVSAICDAGCDLVHVDVMDGHFVPNLTIGPVVVSAVAEAATKPLDIHLMVENNTFFVDLFAPLKPAYISFHIEEEKHPHRLAQYIRSLGIKPAIVLNPHTPAESLEYLLPYIDMVLVMSVNPGFGGQKFIDVYEKVRRLRDLRDRLNPDCLIEVDGGVNDANIAALAEAGVDVCVAGSYVFKHADGLKAAINSLKV, from the coding sequence ATGCTTGTAGCCCCCAGTATTCTCTCCGCCGATTTCGGCAACCTTGCACGCGACGTCAGCGCGATCTGCGACGCCGGGTGCGACCTGGTACACGTCGACGTCATGGACGGCCATTTCGTTCCGAACCTCACCATCGGACCCGTTGTCGTCTCCGCGGTCGCCGAGGCGGCCACCAAACCCCTCGACATCCACCTGATGGTCGAGAACAACACCTTCTTCGTCGACCTCTTCGCCCCGCTGAAACCGGCGTACATCTCCTTTCATATCGAAGAGGAGAAACACCCGCACCGCCTGGCGCAGTACATCCGCAGCCTCGGCATCAAACCGGCCATCGTGCTCAACCCGCACACGCCGGCCGAAAGCCTCGAGTACCTGCTGCCCTATATCGACATGGTCCTCGTCATGAGCGTCAACCCCGGTTTCGGGGGCCAGAAGTTCATTGACGTGTACGAGAAGGTACGCCGCCTGCGTGACCTGCGCGACCGTCTCAACCCCGACTGCCTCATCGAGGTTGACGGCGGGGTCAACGACGCAAATATCGCCGCGCTCGCCGAAGCGGGCGTCGACGTCTGTGTCGCCGGCAGCTATGTTTTCAAACACGCAGACGGCCTCAAAGCGGCCATTAACAGCCTGAAAGTCTGA
- a CDS encoding phosphoribosylanthranilate isomerase, with protein sequence MRVKICGITSYEDAMSAIEAGADALGFVFYPPSPRHISPEAAAEIIKALPPFVEKVGLFVNEEAQAINAAAKRSGITLAQIHFDAPESLFDALECPYVRVIRAQNPEDVKAYADEYRLVDAYCEAYGGMGKRLNLEWFKGVDCSKIILAGGLSPENVEECLPYGFYALDVSSGVEASKGKKDPEKVGLFIAKAKA encoded by the coding sequence GTGCGCGTCAAGATCTGCGGCATCACCTCCTATGAAGACGCGATGAGTGCGATCGAAGCCGGGGCCGACGCGCTTGGTTTCGTTTTCTATCCCCCCTCGCCGCGCCATATCTCCCCCGAAGCGGCCGCGGAGATCATCAAAGCACTCCCTCCCTTTGTCGAGAAGGTCGGTCTCTTCGTCAACGAGGAGGCCCAGGCTATCAACGCAGCGGCGAAGAGGAGCGGCATCACCCTCGCCCAGATCCATTTCGACGCGCCCGAAAGCCTTTTTGACGCCCTGGAGTGCCCCTATGTTCGCGTCATCCGGGCCCAGAACCCTGAAGACGTCAAAGCGTACGCCGACGAGTACCGCCTCGTAGACGCCTATTGCGAGGCGTACGGCGGCATGGGCAAGCGGCTCAACCTCGAGTGGTTCAAGGGTGTCGACTGCTCGAAGATCATCCTGGCCGGCGGCCTCTCACCGGAAAACGTCGAAGAGTGCCTCCCTTACGGATTTTATGCCCTCGACGTCAGCAGCGGTGTCGAAGCGTCCAAGGGAAAAAAAGACCCCGAGAAGGTTGGCCTGTTTATTGCAAAGGCCAAGGCATGA
- the accA gene encoding acetyl-CoA carboxylase carboxyl transferase subunit alpha has product MATYLDFEQKIQQIQEEIVSAEVRHDLHAAEILKKDLEKEVSKTYKNLSPYQELQLARHPDRPYALDYINLLLEDKYELHGDRHFRDDAAILCYMGYIDGQRVMVIGEQKGRGTKNKLKRNFGMPHPEGYRKALRCAQLADKFNIPVVMLIDTPGAYPGLGAEERNQSEAISRNLLELSKLETITISIVIGEGGSGGALAIGVADRLAMMRYSVFSVISPEGCSAILWNDPSKAEAATKALKITSSDLKELDLIDDVIDEPLIGAHRDKSGAADAMKNYILERINELSNYSGSERRHKRYDRLTGMGAYSEN; this is encoded by the coding sequence TTGGCTACCTACCTCGACTTTGAGCAGAAGATCCAGCAGATCCAGGAAGAGATCGTCAGCGCAGAGGTGCGTCACGACCTCCATGCCGCCGAGATCCTGAAAAAAGATCTGGAGAAAGAGGTCAGTAAAACCTACAAGAACCTCTCCCCCTACCAGGAGCTGCAGCTGGCGCGCCACCCGGACCGTCCGTACGCGCTCGACTACATCAACCTGCTGCTCGAAGACAAGTACGAACTGCATGGCGACCGCCACTTCCGCGACGATGCGGCGATCCTCTGCTACATGGGTTACATCGACGGTCAGCGCGTGATGGTTATCGGGGAACAGAAGGGTCGCGGAACGAAGAACAAGCTCAAGCGCAACTTCGGGATGCCGCATCCCGAGGGGTACCGCAAGGCGCTGCGCTGCGCCCAGCTGGCGGACAAGTTCAACATCCCCGTCGTCATGCTCATCGACACCCCGGGCGCCTACCCGGGACTCGGTGCCGAAGAGCGCAACCAGAGCGAAGCGATCTCCCGCAACCTGCTGGAGCTCTCCAAACTGGAGACGATCACCATCTCCATCGTTATCGGCGAGGGGGGCAGCGGCGGTGCGCTGGCTATCGGCGTGGCCGATCGTCTGGCGATGATGCGCTACTCCGTTTTCAGCGTTATCTCCCCGGAAGGGTGCTCTGCCATTCTCTGGAACGATCCGTCCAAAGCGGAAGCGGCGACGAAGGCGCTCAAGATCACCAGTAGCGACCTTAAAGAGCTCGACCTGATCGACGACGTCATCGACGAGCCGCTCATCGGAGCGCACCGCGATAAGTCCGGTGCGGCGGATGCGATGAAAAACTACATTCTCGAGCGTATCAATGAACTCTCGAACTACAGCGGATCTGAACGCCGCCATAAGCGCTATGACCGTCTGACGGGTATGGGCGCTTACTCCGAAAACTAA
- the acpP gene encoding acyl carrier protein, producing the protein MALLDDIKEVVVEQLSVNPDEVKPDAKFVEDLGADSLDVVELVMALEEKFDIEIPDDEAEKIQTVQDVVNYVENKA; encoded by the coding sequence ATGGCACTTTTGGATGACATCAAAGAAGTCGTAGTTGAACAACTGAGCGTAAACCCGGACGAAGTAAAGCCGGATGCGAAATTCGTTGAAGATCTCGGAGCGGACAGCCTCGACGTCGTTGAACTGGTCATGGCACTCGAAGAAAAATTCGATATTGAAATCCCGGACGATGAAGCTGAAAAAATTCAGACGGTTCAGGATGTCGTAAACTACGTCGAAAACAAGGCGTAA
- a CDS encoding gamma carbonic anhydrase family protein gives MTYPFKQWEPQIGDDSWIAKSADVIGNVTMGESCAVWFGCVVRGDVHRIVIGDRTNIQDLSMIHVTHYKKPDMSDGHPTVIGSDVTIGHRVMLHGCTIEDACLIGMSATILDGAVIGKESIVGAGALVTKNKVFPPRSLIMGSPAKVVRELSDEEVKELYASAERYVAFKEDFRIAGA, from the coding sequence ATGACCTACCCTTTCAAGCAATGGGAACCCCAGATCGGTGACGATTCCTGGATCGCGAAGAGCGCCGACGTCATCGGGAATGTCACCATGGGTGAATCCTGCGCCGTCTGGTTCGGCTGCGTCGTACGCGGGGACGTCCACCGCATCGTCATCGGCGACCGGACCAATATCCAGGATCTCTCCATGATCCACGTCACCCACTATAAAAAGCCCGACATGAGCGACGGCCACCCGACCGTCATCGGCAGCGACGTCACCATCGGCCACCGCGTCATGCTCCACGGCTGTACGATCGAGGATGCCTGCCTGATCGGCATGAGCGCGACCATCCTCGACGGCGCCGTCATCGGCAAGGAGTCCATCGTCGGTGCCGGGGCGCTGGTCACGAAGAACAAAGTCTTCCCGCCCCGTTCCCTCATCATGGGCTCCCCGGCCAAAGTCGTCCGGGAACTGTCCGATGAAGAGGTCAAAGAGCTTTACGCCTCGGCAGAACGCTATGTCGCGTTCAAAGAGGATTTCCGCATCGCTGGTGCCTAA
- a CDS encoding RNA degradosome polyphosphate kinase, whose amino-acid sequence MTNLKDPKFYFNRELSWLQFNTRVLQQAQDKKQPLLERLKFLAIYGTNLDEFYMIRVAGLKKLFTSGIILSGPDRLTPLQQLREIRKYLHRELQVVEHTFIEIMSGLKDEGIFLKRYSELNNQEKGEVNRYFHEHIYPVIVPIAVDGTHPFPHLNNLSFGLIVKLQDNDDANVQRYGLVRIPRVLPRFVQIGTGIYVPIGSIVAQHIDELFPGYTLLQYTPFRVTRNADITIEEEEADDFMEMLEEGLKLRKKGELVRLEIGVDADDELIDFFNRHTNVYKDDLYRFKIVLNLASLWQIVGNKDFAHLVAAPYKPRNLPPLDSEDSIYSVLDKQDVLLYHPYESFEPIVKFIQAAAKDPDVVSIRMTLYRSGTNSPIVNALMQAAESGKQVTTMVELKARFDEENNLIWAKALESAGAHVIYGIPGFKVHAKAALVTRKVGDKLKQYAHLGTGNYNPGTAKIYTDVSYMTSNEAITNDMTRFFHFLTGFSKKGKLNKLYMSPTQTKPKILSLIQNETRMGTEGRIIVKVNSLVDEDVIRALYKASQAGVKVDLIVRGICCLVPGIEGVSENIRVTSLIGKYLEHARVFYFKHGHPQMYISSADWMPRNLVRRIELMTGIEDEESKEKLLQLLTLQLTDNVLSHELQSDGSYHRVESGENPVNSQLLLEQHTTKLYKSSKKRDTTYINKLASRLFKES is encoded by the coding sequence ATGACCAATCTGAAAGACCCAAAATTCTATTTCAACCGTGAACTCTCCTGGCTCCAGTTCAACACCCGTGTACTGCAGCAAGCCCAGGACAAAAAACAGCCGCTGCTCGAGCGCCTGAAGTTCCTTGCCATCTACGGCACCAACCTCGACGAATTCTACATGATCCGCGTTGCGGGGCTCAAGAAGCTCTTCACCTCCGGGATCATCCTCTCGGGCCCCGACCGTCTCACCCCGCTGCAGCAGCTGCGCGAAATCCGCAAGTACCTCCACCGGGAGCTGCAGGTCGTCGAACATACCTTTATCGAGATCATGTCCGGCCTGAAAGACGAGGGAATCTTCCTCAAACGCTATTCGGAGCTGAACAACCAGGAGAAGGGGGAGGTCAACCGCTACTTCCATGAACACATCTATCCTGTAATCGTTCCGATCGCCGTCGACGGTACCCACCCCTTTCCGCACCTGAACAACCTCAGCTTCGGCCTCATCGTCAAACTCCAGGACAACGACGATGCGAACGTCCAGCGCTATGGCCTGGTGCGCATCCCGCGGGTCCTGCCCCGCTTCGTGCAGATCGGCACCGGCATCTACGTGCCCATCGGCAGCATCGTCGCACAGCACATCGATGAGCTCTTCCCGGGCTATACCCTGCTGCAGTACACCCCTTTCCGCGTCACGCGCAACGCCGACATCACCATCGAAGAGGAGGAGGCCGACGACTTCATGGAGATGCTCGAAGAGGGACTCAAACTCCGCAAAAAAGGGGAGCTTGTCCGTCTCGAGATCGGGGTCGACGCCGATGATGAACTGATTGACTTCTTCAACCGCCATACCAACGTCTATAAAGACGACCTCTACCGCTTCAAGATCGTGCTGAACCTCGCCAGCCTTTGGCAGATCGTCGGCAACAAGGATTTTGCGCACCTCGTCGCGGCACCGTACAAACCGCGGAACCTCCCCCCGCTGGATTCAGAGGACAGCATCTACTCCGTCCTCGACAAACAGGACGTCCTGCTCTATCACCCCTATGAGAGTTTCGAGCCCATCGTCAAGTTCATCCAGGCGGCGGCCAAGGATCCCGACGTCGTCTCCATCCGGATGACGCTCTACCGCAGCGGGACGAACTCCCCCATCGTCAACGCCCTGATGCAGGCGGCCGAATCGGGCAAGCAGGTCACGACCATGGTCGAACTCAAGGCGCGTTTCGACGAGGAGAACAATCTCATCTGGGCCAAGGCGCTGGAGAGCGCGGGCGCGCACGTCATCTACGGCATCCCCGGCTTCAAGGTCCACGCCAAGGCCGCCCTCGTCACCCGCAAGGTCGGCGACAAGCTCAAACAGTACGCCCACCTGGGCACGGGGAACTACAACCCCGGTACGGCGAAGATCTATACGGACGTCAGCTACATGACCTCCAACGAGGCGATCACCAACGACATGACCCGCTTCTTCCACTTCCTGACGGGCTTCAGCAAGAAAGGGAAACTCAACAAGCTCTACATGTCCCCGACACAGACGAAGCCGAAGATCCTCTCGCTGATCCAGAACGAGACCCGCATGGGGACGGAGGGGCGCATCATCGTCAAAGTCAACTCCCTCGTCGACGAGGACGTCATCCGTGCCCTCTACAAAGCGTCGCAGGCCGGGGTCAAGGTCGACCTGATCGTCCGCGGGATCTGCTGCCTCGTCCCGGGCATTGAAGGGGTGAGCGAAAATATCCGGGTCACCTCCCTGATCGGAAAGTACCTCGAACATGCCCGTGTCTTCTACTTTAAACACGGCCATCCGCAGATGTACATCTCGAGTGCCGACTGGATGCCGCGGAACCTCGTGCGCCGTATCGAACTGATGACGGGCATCGAGGACGAAGAGTCCAAAGAGAAGCTCCTGCAGCTGCTTACCCTCCAGCTCACGGACAACGTCCTTTCCCATGAACTGCAGAGCGACGGAAGCTACCACCGGGTCGAGTCCGGTGAAAACCCGGTCAACTCCCAGCTCCTGCTCGAACAGCATACGACCAAACTCTACAAGTCGTCGAAAAAACGCGACACGACCTACATCAACAAACTGGCCTCCCGCCTCTTCAAAGAGAGCTGA
- a CDS encoding TRIC cation channel family protein, translating to MDFFILADIIGIVAFALSGFLAGVRHRLDLLGLIIVASLTALGGGVIRDLMLDRTPFAFTHYYPAVTVIASVLLALALRLYRRDALERKWLFIISDTVGLVAFSITGALLGIAAEFNFFGIIIVSFLTAIGGGVTRDVLVNTVPAILTSDFYGTIAVIVAVLLILLDAVGWLNDTAILAVALFATVLRLVAHYRGWHLPHLDLPPR from the coding sequence ATGGACTTTTTCATCCTCGCCGACATCATCGGCATCGTCGCCTTTGCCCTGAGCGGTTTCCTTGCCGGCGTCCGTCACCGGCTCGACCTGCTGGGGCTCATCATCGTCGCCTCCCTGACGGCGCTCGGCGGCGGGGTCATCCGTGACCTCATGCTTGACCGCACCCCCTTCGCCTTTACCCACTACTACCCGGCAGTAACTGTCATCGCCAGTGTTCTACTGGCCCTCGCCCTCCGCCTCTACCGCCGGGACGCGCTGGAACGCAAATGGCTCTTTATCATCAGCGATACCGTCGGCCTCGTCGCCTTCAGCATCACCGGCGCCCTGCTGGGGATTGCGGCGGAGTTCAACTTTTTCGGCATCATCATCGTCAGCTTCCTCACCGCCATCGGCGGCGGGGTGACCCGTGACGTCCTCGTCAATACCGTCCCAGCCATCCTCACCAGCGACTTCTACGGCACGATCGCCGTCATCGTCGCCGTCTTGCTGATCCTGCTCGATGCCGTCGGCTGGCTGAACGACACGGCCATTCTCGCCGTCGCCCTCTTTGCCACCGTGCTCCGCCTCGTCGCGCACTACCGCGGCTGGCACCTCCCCCACCTCGACCTTCCCCCGCGCTGA